CTAAATTTTACTGTTTAACACATAATTTTGTTATAcactaaaataatatatattcatGATTCAACCATGTGATTTTACTTAAAACCATCCCTAGTGAAAATTGAGGCCAAAGATTGCTTCTTCCTTCCTGTATAATTATCACATATTAGGACCTGGGGGAATGCACTTCTTGGGTTGGGTACGCTCAGGACGGCCGTTAAAAGTAACGGCAGGGCGGCAAATATTCCTTACTGTAAAAAGTTTTTGACTTTGTTGGAAGTTGGATGGGATGTTCCCTGCCCTCTGTTCTGTTCTCTGCTCTGGTATGCTCCATAGGCTCCAGAGTCTCCAGAGACTCCAGAGACTCCAGACCCAGAGACGACCAGAGAATCAAGTCCGTTACTGGACAGAACAGATGGTACTTTGTCCGTCAGGTGTGCTCAGACTGAGAGTGGAGAGAGAGCACGGCAAACCGGCTCTCACCGTCAAGGATAACGGAAAAAGCCACCATTCTAAAATCTAATGCTTTTTTCCGATTTCTTACGCATATTTTGTCTTAAAACTCTTGTAATTTGGCACACGAACAAATTGTGCCTCTCAACTCAACAGAAGCCAACACACAATTcaaaaagaagataaagaaaatcaaatgaaaaaaaatatgagaggAAAAAGTGTAACCCCATCCAACCCAATGAAAtgcacatgaaaaataattatattaaaaagaaaaaaacatttttaaaacatCCCCTatcttatccttttttttttataattctaCAAGGCATAGCACAAGTACGTTAGATGATTAAAtttgtattattaattttgACAATCTTAATCTAATCGCTCAAATATCAATGTGTCTCATATATTCATACAGAAATGTATATCGGCCCTAGcaaaatccaaaataaaaacaaatttgattGGAAGAGAGGGAACTGACCTCCATTAAGCCAAAGGACGAGGGGTTTTCGAGATGCATTCTCTTGGGCTTGAAAAAACCAGTAGAACAAGGCCTTCCCCGAATTGGGAAGTCGGACGTAGCCGGCGTAATGCGGGAATGACACCGGCGGCTGTCCGGGCAAGTTGGTGACCCTGTCACCTTCTCCCAGTAGCCTCTGCACTTCAAATTCTTCATGTTTCACGGCATTGATCACAGGAAAGAGTAGTACTAGACACCATATCATAATTATGTTCAACAAATTAGGATTAAGAGCCATTGGAGAATCTCAGCAcaacacactcacacacacagagacagaGACTGCTAGCAACTACTACTGCTGTCCactgattgtatatatattaatattgtcCTAATTAATCTGTGTGCAAATTTGGGTGCTTTTTGTGTGAGTGAGACTCCGACTCCGAGGGGGAAAGaccgaaagagagagagggttgaATCTTGAATGGGATAAAAAGTAGAACGCAGTTTGTGTCCGTTCGATCTGACAGACACCGTTTTATATATTTCAAAAGGAATGGCCAAGGGCCAATCAAGTGGGGGGACTTCGGGGAGGGGAGGGGGCTTTGGGGACATCTCATCATGGTAATTACATTTGATTTCTCACTACTTCTTGTCTTTTTCTTTAGTTCCCTTTTTCCTTTCGTTTTTGCAatacccttttcttttctttatttaaatgtttttttttctttttctaacaatGACTAACCATAATAATTAGATTGAATTCGTAATTAAAGAGAGTTAAACATGAAATCTCTCACTTGTAGTTGTAAATATAGTAAAACAACACACTGTACCACTAGCTTCCTGATTTAGTATTAAAATTCAACATAATCATTCAATTCTCAcaataataatcaacaaatattaacattaatcctaatataatacacaatatatatatttttttaaatggacTAGCTGGTAGCTTTGCCACGATAGTCTACCTTTTCGGGGGCtgggaagactcacagaggcattttaACCTCCTCTTGGTCACCATCGTGTGACTCACCAGTGCCGGAAATCGAACCCAAAACGTGCTGTGTGGAATACGGGTTTGGAATATGGTTTTTCATACTACCAAACCCCTTTCTTTTCTCATTTAACCCCCTTTTTAATACGCatagtttaaaatatattttgttattaattCACATATTAAGTACACAATTAATTGTAGctaacaaacaaataattagggCTATTATGAGGAATCCGGAAAATATAAAATGTGTGGAAGGaagctccaaaaaaaaaaaaaaaaccttgaaaaAATACGTACAAAAGGATAAACATAAGGAGTGAATCTTTGAAAGGAGAAAAAATCTTGCTGGGACTTTTAAACCGAAGTCAAGGAGATAAGGGTCACATTacagaacaaaagagaaaatgatGCAATCACTCAATAGGGAATTTAGTTAGGAAAAGAATTATACAGGGTTTTAGTTAAAAGAATTGAATATGAAAGAGTGAAGtcatattttcatttattaTTATCAGTACCATTAGTATTTGTAGTATGAGTGTTGTTGCAGGCAATAAGAAACGACTCGTGGAAggaacatattttcatttcattggTATGATCATGATCGGTTGGCAATACTACAATTTGAGAGTATATAGGATTTATTCGGGCTCCTTGGCAATATTCAATGTGTTGGGCCTCAAACTTTTCTTTGCGATGGTATTTAGCCCAAAATATATGTGTCCACCCACGTACGTACTTACATTTGGGTTACGAAAACCCTAGCCTTAAAGCCCACTGCAGTGTCACCATTGATTAATTTATTGTTCTCTGaacactcatttttattttatttttttacaccCATTTTTCTTGTAGGCTTTCTCTTCAATTTGGAAATTCCTGCTGATagcataattttttgttctacTTGTGACTTTATTTTGTGAAGCAAAATTTGGATTATAACCAAAAGCAATATGAGGAACAGTCGTGAAATTTGGATAAGCACGATAAAGTGAAATTGAATAGTCGCGAAATTCCTTAGTCGTTCGATACCACGTTGTTTGTTACAAAATCctacttgtattaaaaaaaatatatattttccttaaaaatTGCTAAGCTCTTTGTGGTAATTTTATATATGAGTATAACAGCCTTTTTACTCTTAAACAAAATGGTGTCCGCAGACGAAATTTAAGTTTACAAATAACTACTCTTAGGATTAAGGCTGATGAAGCGACCTAGCTACATCAACCAGTCCCTAACCCAGTTTTAGTAGTTATATTTATAACTATAAGAAttagttttcaaaatatatgttattttaGGTTAAGTTATAAGTTATCTAACCCATCATCGAACACACAATTTTGAAATATAAGTGGTCTGCTTTCCCCGCGTATACGTATGCAATTTTCCCACTAATAAATTAGAAATTACGTAGTGTGAAAAAATTGGAAACTTGAGAAACGAAAATTGTAGAAAATTAGAAATAGTTGCATCTTAGGTTATCTGCCGCATCCACTTTTCAACCTCCACACTGGATGATCTCCACTCCAAAACCAAAAGTTATCTGTTAGACCTACAACTGATTAGTCTTCGCCAAGGATCACAATTAACattcacatatacatatatatatatatatatatatatatatatatatatatttgaggaGTCTGGGTATGATCATACCTGAGGATGTCATGATACAAGCAGCAAAACAGCAACACAGAGAGTCTTCTACTCACAGAGGAACCTGATATCAAAACCCTAGCGATAGTTCTAGATCTTATTTTTGATGTAATCTTCCCGTGAGCAGGGACACCTCCTGTATAGGCTTATGAACCCAACTGCATCCCAACTATCGTGGGATCGTCAAAGCCTAAAAAATCTCCACGTTTGTCAGTTGTTAAACCACAACTGAAGCACGCATTTAGTGTCCTACAAATAAGGGATTTTATCCTTTAAATGGTTTtgactttaattaattaattccacgTATGATAGTCCTTATTATGCTCAGTGACAATTCAATAGAGTcctaacattctcccacttgaattATCACTGATCATATCCTTTATCAACGTATTAATCCCTTAGTGATCACTTTTGTCAACACAACCATTAATCCCTTTGCATATCTGCCATAAATTATTTCAAAGAAATGAACCTTAGAAAATCTTGTACATCAACTCGTACAAGCACCCTAAGATCACATCACCCAAAATAACTTATGCATGATATAATTACCGAaacaaattcaaaactttgtttCCATGCTCCCACTGATCAGAGCAGTCCACCATTGTCAAGCTTTTGTTTAGCTCCAATGGAATGCTTATAATACCAAGCACATTTAGTCCGAATCTTTCATCAGTCCACAACATTTCAATATATTGCATACATATATTTGTACATATATACAATAGCTGAAATAAAACCTCAACCATTAACAGGGTAAAATTCAAGAGTACATGAATTCAAGctttattttaacaaaagatgAAATCAAATGAAAGATAACCCTTACTTCCATACAGTAGCTGAATCAAAGGATTCAACCACGCCCATGTTTGCCACGTGATTCTTGAAAACTCCCACCGCCAACGGTTTTGTAAGGGGATCAGCCAACATTAAAGTAGTGTCAATGTGTTCTATAGACACCATTCCTGCCTTCACCTTCTCCTTGACTGATTGATACTTGACATCCATTAATCGAGCTGCATAAGATTTCTTGTTGTTTTTAGAGAAGAACACAGCAGCTTTATTGTCACAATATATTACAAGTGGCTTCGCAATTGTGTCAACTATCCTTATTTCTGAAATAAGATTCTTCAACATCATGGCTTGTTGGGTTGCTTCAAAACATGAAATATATTATGCCTGCATTGTTGAAGTAGCCAAAGTTTTCTGCTTTGCACTTCTCCAAGAAATAGCACCTCCAGCCATTAGAAAAACATACCCACTCGTTGATCTTCGATCATCCTCACATCCCGCAAAGTCTGAGTCACAATGACCAATCACTTCCAACCTTTCAATCCTACCATATACTAACATGTAGGATTTGGTCCTTTGCAAGTATCGAACAACCTTCTTGGCAGCAGTCCAATGATATTCCCCTGGGTTTGCTTGGAATCTCCCAAGCACACTAACTGCAAAAGCCAAATCCGGCCTCGTGCAAACTTGTGCATACATTAAACTTCCAACAAGTGAAGCATAGGGTCTGTTGGACATGCTTTGCTTTTCAATATCATTATGAGGACATTGAGATTTGTTAAACTTGTCTCCTTTGCTCATTGGGGCTTCACCTTTTGCACAACTCTCCATATTGAATCTTTTCAGGACCTTTTCTATATAAGATTTCTGCGAGAGCCCTAGTAAGCATCTTTTCCTATCCCTAATTATTTCTATTCCAAGCACGAAAGTAGCATCACCCATGTCTTTCATTTCGAAAGCATTTGGACAGTCCCTTTTGAAATAACCATATTCCTTGCAAAAATAACACTTAACCTTTTCCATATCCACCCTAAAACCTTGAGGTCCCTTTGAGGAGAGAGTATTATTTCCAGCAGAGTGAGAAAAGTTAAAGGGTTTGCTTGGCTTACCAGAAAACACATCGTGCTTCTTTCCTTTGTCTGTGCTCACCATATTGACAACCTCTTGTTTTCCTCGTTTCATCCTTGCCTCCTCTTGGACACAAATTGAAATCAAATCATTCAAACTCCATTTTTCTTTCTGAGCATTGTAGGATGTCTTCAACTGCTCATAACTCTCAGGGAGAGAGTTAAGAGCCATATGAACCACAAAAGAGTCATCAATAGGCACTTCAAGATCACTGAGCTTTGTCGCTGCCTCCACCATTTTCAGTATGTGCTCCCTAACTGTGTGActttcatcaaatttcaaagtAGTCAGGGTTGTCATGAGGTTTCCTATCTCTCCTTTCTCAGAGACCTTGAACTTTGCCTCAATGCCTTCAAGGAAATTCTTTGCTTTGTCACTGGCAGGTAGTCCCCCTCTCACAGCTTCCCCAATTGATCTTTTTATCACAAGTAATGCCATGTGATTAGCTTTTTCccatttttcaaatttcaaccttTGAGCAGCTGTGCTAGTTGCATCCACTGGTGCTGGCTCATCTTCTCTAAGTGCCAAATCGTAGTCCATCAGTCCCAAAATAATCTCAACATCTTGTCTccatttttttgtaatttcctCCATTGAGCGGCTCGATAGAGGAAAAATTCAAGGACATGGGATTCACTGAGGATGTCATTAATTTGTTAGTGAAACAAACAATGAAAATTGCATGTAGTACAAGGTAACACCTTTGGGCAAGAAACACTTTACTACAAGTTTCATTGACATAGCtacttaatttaatattaaacacCTTCATAACTCAGGTCTTTGGACAAGAATTAGATCAATTTAATATCAAAATAACCACTATGCCCTAATTCACTTAATCGAACCATTCATATATTCCCTTTTTGAAGAGAGCAGTATGTATATTATGATAAATGAATTACAATGTCCTGCGACCTAATTCATGCAACAATGCTTGACAAAATCCCATTTTGATGTGATCTTCTAAGCAGTTGTGCATCGGTGCAAAGTCTTGCTCCCTTAAAATTCTTCAACTGAGGATTATATGTGACATGTTTAAACTAAAAAACAGTTTTGAATCCAAGTAGACTaaccttgctctgataccaaatgttaGACCTACAACTGATTAGTCTTCGCCAAGGATCACAATTAACAttcacatatacatacatatatatatatatatatatatatatatatatatatatatatatatatttgaggaGTCTGGGTATGATCATACCTGAGGATGTCATGATACAAGCAGCAAAACAGCAACACAGAGAGTCTTCTACTCACAGAGGAACCTGATATCAAAACCCTAGCGATAGTTCTAGATCTTGTTTTTGATGTAATCTTCCCGTGAGCAGGGACACCTCCTGTATAGGCTTATGAACCCAACTGCATCCCAACTATCGTGGGATCGTCAAAGCCTAAAAAATCTCCACGTTTATCAGTTGTTAAACCACAACTGAAGCACGCATTTAGTGTCCTACAAATAAGGGATTTTATCCTTTAAATGGTTTtgactttaattaattaattccacgTATGATAGTCCTTATTATGCTCAGTGACAATTCAATAGAGTCCTAACATTATCTTCCCGTTGGCCGCACTGGAAAAGCGCCAACCtttttatttgatttcttatcccactaataaacaaaacacaCAGACCGACCTACATTCTTTGCTTTAAACTTCAAGTCTTCAAGAGACAAGAGATATATACCATATTCTCCAAATTCACACTAGCTAGTAATAAATCTATATTCACACTACCTGGTCCTAGATAGCTCAAGTTTAGTAATCAGTCCATATATGGAAAAAGAAATTTTGCATATTTCCTAATGTGGATATGGAGTTTTTGAATCACTAATATACGTGAAATCAAATCTTATGCACCAATTTTGTGTGTAACATCTTTGCGTCTTTTATTATTGATTGACAGCTGTTAAGTTTATGACAACAAAGTTAAAGAGGGTTAGATTTATTAATACATGTCCATCAATAATAGGTGCAGAAGATTTGATTCAAAATACATTGTGCATAAGGGCCTAAAAGAACATTTCttaaagagtaatgctacacttaCCACGTTTTCTATACTATATTTGTATCACCTCTTTAATAGAGGTAGAATCCGCCAACACATGTGAATCCCATATCGATTAGAAAAATGATACAAACGTGGTAATTAAGAACATTATTTTTGTTCCTTAAATAGAAATCGGCTCAAATGAAAGGGTGGCAACTACGTCTGATGCCCAGAATACATTTCAGCTCACCAAACCGAAACCTATTGGGTAAAAAAGTAGAAAACATGCACGCCAAGAAAACACAGATTATGAATCATGACCTTCCCCCTCCCATATAACACATGACCTCCACCGTGCCACTCCTCAACCTAATTAAACCAACCATTCATTTAAATTTCATCGTAGTGTGACTGTGCCAATATTAATAAACCATAACACTCTCATCACATAGGCTCTCCTCTAATTCCAACAACATGATCACCACTCCTCCTCACCCACCTCATCCCACCAATAATCTCACCTCCCTCCTCTCCCCCTCCTTCTCCGAGACATTCGTCGCCGAAATCTTTGTTTCGCGGCAACTCTTTTTCCTTCACCACATCCAAATCTTGGAGCTCTTTCTGGCTCTATGTGTTTTCATTTCCATACACTCGTTGAGGCAGAAGAAGCACCATGGCCTACCCATTTGGCCGGTGTTTGGCATGctaccctctctctcttttgccGTACTTGGACTCCAAACCAACCTATATGAGTGGCTTTCCCAAGTTCTTTACCGCCAAAACGGCACGTTTCTATTCCAAGGCCCTTGGTTTAGCAGCCTCTTTTGCGTCATCACTTCCGACCCTCGTAACTTGGAGCACCTTCTCAAGACCAAGTTCTCCAATTTCCCCAAAGGCCCTTATTTCCGAGACACCGTTCGAGATCTTCTCGGGGATGCCATATTCAACGCGGACGACGAGACATGGCAGCGACAAAGGAAGACGGCTAGCATCGAGTTCCACTCAGCTAAGTTCCGGCAACTGACGGCCGATTCGTTGTTTGAACTTGTCCACGCTAGGCTTTTGCCCGTCTTGGAGGACTCCATCAAACACTCGGCCGCAATCGACCTCCAAGACATTCTTTTGAGGTTAACTTTTGACAACGTTTGCATGATCGCGTTTGGGGTCGACCCTGGTTGCTTGCAGCCCGGGTTACCCAAAATACCATTTGCTCAGGCCTTTGAGGACGCGACAGAAGCAATACTTATGCGCTTTGTGACCCCAACGTGCTTGTGGAAGACCATGAGGTACTTAAACTTGGGTGCAGAGAGGAAGCTCAAGAGGTCCATAAGAGAAGTGGACGAGTTTGCGGATGACGTCATTCGGACAAGGAAGAAAGAGCTCACACTACTACTTTCTGCCACCAATAATTCTAATGCTTCTAATGATGATGATAAGAAGAACAAGCATATTAGATCAGACTTGTTAACGGTTTTTATGAGTTTGAAAGACGAGAGGGGGGAGGCATTTTCGGACAAGTTCCTGAGGGATATATGTGTCAACTTCATACTTGCAGGGCGAGACACGTCATCGGTGGCAATGAGCTGGTTCTTCTGGCTGCTTCATCAGAATCCGGGGGTGGAGCACAAGATTCTTCAAGAAGTATGCCGGATTGTGGGCGGAAGAACATCATCCGATCGCGATCATGATCATGAAAGTAAAAATAATGGCGACGACGACGAAGCAGTAGTATTCAAGCCAGAAGAGATAAAGAAGATGGAGTATCTTCATGCAGCTCTATCAGAGGCTCTAAGGTTGTACCCTTCAGTTCCACTAGATCACAAGGAGGTAAGTTCAATTTATTAAATCACAtgcattttaattatttattttctgttttataattagtaatttactcaaattaaccatttttaagtgcatgcatgCCTGGCATGTTATGGGGGCTTGTCATGCCTCGCACAGTCATCAACTAATCATATAATTATAAGCTTATCATGATATAATAGTGGGATAAAAATTGTTCTCCAATTCGTATGAATCTTGTAATGTATTGATATGTAACttctaataattttattttgacgCAAAAAATTGACATACTTTTTAAGAAATACTAATGTATGTGGAACTCACTTATATTAGAGAATATCAATACTTGCATTAAATTTGTGTAAAAATAGCATTACTCGTAATTTTGGTAAACAATGACTACCTAGAGGGgtcttaattaatttattagattCTTGTTTACTTAATTGGCCAACTCTGTCTACATATATTCATTGGAACAATTGTTGCGTGTTAGGAAGATTGCAGAGACTAAGCTAGCTACTTTGTAACTATAATAATCCACAAAATAAAATATGCAATTTGATTGGTAATTACTTAATTTTTCTAATTGAGTTGAACTTAACTGATCAATTGAATATATGTAGGTAGTTGAAGATGACATatttccagatggaacaatatTGAAGAAGGGAACAAAAGTGATATACGCAATGTACAGCATGGGCCGAATGGAGGCGATTTGGGGGAAGGACTGCCGGGAGTACAAGCCCGAGAGATGGCTACGATCATCGGACGGCCGCTTCATGAGTGAGTCTGCATACAAATTTACGGCTTTCAACGGTGGTCCTCGCCTGTGCTTGGGCAAAGACTTCGCTTATTACCAAATGAAGTTCATCGCGGCCTCCATCATCTACCGTTACCGCGTCAAGGTGGTCGAAAACCATCCGGTGGAGCCAAAGCTGGCACTGACGATGTACATGaagcatgggttgaaggtcacTCTCCAAAAGCGTGACCATGCTGAGCGTCAAAAATTACtaaatatatagtatatatgATATTAATATATAGTACATATATAGTGTGTTTGGCCTTCTTTTTTGTCATTTATGATATTGTTGTCGTATACAGATAATGGTGGTATTGCCATACATGAATACATGGGAAGATGATTGAAAATCTGTAGAGTGAGATGGTAGGGCTAGCCTGCTAGGAGGGATCTATATGCATTTGAATAATCGATCTAGTAATTGTGTAAGCTTGGATTGTTCATAATTTGAATTttatcatcatatatgtatttCAATATTTTAATAATCCATAAAATTAATGtgttactctctctctctctctcgctaaTCCTAACCAAAGCTATACTTAACCACCAATTTGCAAACATGACTACTACTCCATGCACAAATATAGTAGCCACTCTGATGCATAGATGCTATCTTATTCTTACTTGATTTTCCAGTGTAAGCTGTGTTCGAACCATGAATCTCGCTCTATAAGCAAATACTGAGTGAAAGAGGTGATTCACATGATGTGTGAGATATACATAAAGTGATAAAATAGCAGTCACATGATAGAATCTCTCCATTCTATGACAAAGCTATTATCATGCATCATTTTAACTTCTTTAGCCTCAAAGCTGCCCCTAGGCCCTATGGCCCCTACCCCATCCCCATTCTATGGTACttataaatgggtaaaaaagAACAGATTCTAAATCTATTGGTCGTTAAGTAAAGCATTTGATAAACACTTGAATtcaggagaaatttttagttgtgtgCCGGTCACACTGAATTCAGCAAGCCCTTACtggatttcttcaattttcgcTGGTCGACTGCGAAAGTAAAGGCAAGTTTGGCGAGCAACTCATGACCTAAACATCCATTCCTGCAGGTTTGCAGTTGGTTTTTCTGTTCCGTTTTTAGCTTTACCTGTTTGAAAGTTGACTCTGACCATCCGTGGATAACTGGTATAGGTGTAACTTCCATCCACAGATCTCATCGTAGAAAAGAATCCTAAATGCagagcttgttctcataaaattGATTACTTAGGCTTCAGTACTTAGACTAGTAATAACTCATATAATACTAACTATAAATTATGTGCTTGTATATCAGAGCTCAACAGTTGCAAAGGGTTAACAACCACAATAATGTCTACAAAGGAGACTGCACAAAGATCTGAACTgcatatatattgaaaacagaatgaaatttcaaaaatgCGTTATTAAGTGGCATAAACTGTCAATGGAGAAAATAGAGGATGCACATATTAGTGCATGTGTTGAAATATACAACATTTTCCTATATGTGTGGGGAAGAGACATGGCAAGTACATCTCGGCATTATGAAGTTCTGACATAGATTATAGCATCAAACTCAAATGCATTGAAATTTATGCAAGCATAACAAGGAAGAAATAACGTGACAGGAGGAGCAGCGACCTGCTCACCCATTCCCTTGATACATtataatctttatttttttggtctCCTCTATGCCCTCCTCATCGAGAAAGTTCTCAACAAATTTTTCCTCTGAGGGATCTCTACATTCCAACCAAAtcagaataagaaaataaaagcaaTGCTGAAAAGATGCAGTaagaaaaatagaatgaaaGCCACATAGAAGTACGTACTATTGCATGTTTCAGCACGTTACATGCATGGAACAAGAAGATAAAAGTAGACATTAAAAATAACGGGTGCTGTGTTTCGCAGTATGAATCCTCCCCTTAAAATCCATATCCACCCATATGTAAGTGACCAAAAGCATAGGTGGCTACCGGCATCCATTTATAAGCAAGCACACAAAATATACTATAAAGTTAGGTTGTTAACCCTAGCTGACCTATATCATGGAGAAGTGCAGCCACTTCTATCTGTCGACAAGAAAAGTAAAAGTATAGATTAATAAAGGCCTCCTCCACCGGCTTCTCCGCCTTTCTCGCTGTCGTTATTTATGGGTTAACTGTTATTTTGAAGGTGAAAATTATAGACAAACAGAATCTGAATAATGGAGTGAAGAACGGAAAGggatgaaatgaaaataaaacaactaaatttaaattttcaacCTAATGAAGATCCTAAAATAAAACAACTTAATTTAAAAACAATTCAAACTAAACGTAAatacaaattacaaataaataataaggaaTAAGatgtcaaataaaaaaattgccaCACGCTTGTGTGGCATTAGGCTAATAACTATAATTTCCTtcacttcaaatttttttattcatattAATTAGAGATTAAATGGTCACTAATCGAA
The nucleotide sequence above comes from Malus sylvestris chromosome 16, drMalSylv7.2, whole genome shotgun sequence. Encoded proteins:
- the LOC126606268 gene encoding cytochrome P450 86B1-like, producing MITTPPHPPHPTNNLTSLLSPSFSETFVAEIFVSRQLFFLHHIQILELFLALCVFISIHSLRQKKHHGLPIWPVFGMLPSLSFAVLGLQTNLYEWLSQVLYRQNGTFLFQGPWFSSLFCVITSDPRNLEHLLKTKFSNFPKGPYFRDTVRDLLGDAIFNADDETWQRQRKTASIEFHSAKFRQLTADSLFELVHARLLPVLEDSIKHSAAIDLQDILLRLTFDNVCMIAFGVDPGCLQPGLPKIPFAQAFEDATEAILMRFVTPTCLWKTMRYLNLGAERKLKRSIREVDEFADDVIRTRKKELTLLLSATNNSNASNDDDKKNKHIRSDLLTVFMSLKDERGEAFSDKFLRDICVNFILAGRDTSSVAMSWFFWLLHQNPGVEHKILQEVCRIVGGRTSSDRDHDHESKNNGDDDEAVVFKPEEIKKMEYLHAALSEALRLYPSVPLDHKEVVEDDIFPDGTILKKGTKVIYAMYSMGRMEAIWGKDCREYKPERWLRSSDGRFMSESAYKFTAFNGGPRLCLGKDFAYYQMKFIAASIIYRYRVKVVENHPVEPKLALTMYMKHGLKVTLQKRDHAERQKLLNI